One region of Desulfovibrio intestinalis genomic DNA includes:
- a CDS encoding TIGR01212 family radical SAM protein codes for MLRWHTLAVYFRRKYGTRVQKIPLDAGASCPNRDGSLSRHGCTFCNAAGSGSGLGERGFSLARQWQAWFEKYRATDSDRAFMAYLQSYSNTYGSPERLQHLLQQVAALPGCLGVAVGTRPDCLSPRKLDLLAACQTGLPVNVSSAEQYTQNANGDNGHEHALAEVWLELGLQSVHDATLQRINRGHDAACSERAVREAAERGLAVCGHLMAGLPGEDEKDFFESLDWALSLPLRGLKLHNVYVPQGTALARQYEAGGFSPLARDEYVDLLCTALPRIPSGIVMHRVQSDPAPGELLAPAWAAEKRGVITDLRRAMNARDLWQGKAADVPEGRPEWYGG; via the coding sequence ATGCTGCGTTGGCATACTCTGGCCGTGTATTTTCGTCGTAAATACGGTACACGGGTGCAAAAAATTCCACTTGACGCGGGAGCCTCCTGCCCCAATCGCGATGGTTCGCTCTCGCGTCACGGCTGCACGTTCTGCAATGCCGCCGGATCTGGTTCCGGCCTCGGGGAACGCGGGTTTTCTCTGGCCCGCCAATGGCAGGCGTGGTTTGAAAAATACCGCGCAACCGACTCTGACAGGGCCTTTATGGCCTATCTCCAGTCCTACTCGAATACCTACGGTTCCCCAGAGCGCTTGCAACATTTGCTCCAACAGGTCGCAGCTCTGCCCGGTTGCCTGGGCGTGGCCGTGGGGACGCGGCCGGACTGTCTTAGCCCTCGCAAGCTGGACTTGCTGGCCGCCTGCCAGACGGGCCTTCCCGTCAACGTGAGCTCTGCAGAGCAGTATACGCAAAATGCCAACGGAGACAATGGGCATGAGCATGCCCTTGCCGAGGTATGGCTGGAGTTGGGACTGCAAAGTGTCCATGACGCCACGCTCCAGCGCATAAACCGTGGGCACGACGCCGCCTGTTCCGAGCGCGCCGTGCGTGAGGCTGCAGAGCGGGGGCTCGCCGTATGCGGACATCTTATGGCCGGGCTGCCCGGCGAAGACGAAAAAGATTTTTTTGAGAGCCTGGACTGGGCGCTTTCATTACCGCTGCGCGGGCTGAAGCTGCACAATGTCTATGTGCCCCAGGGCACGGCTCTGGCCCGCCAGTATGAGGCTGGCGGCTTTAGCCCCCTGGCCCGTGACGAATATGTGGACCTGCTTTGCACAGCCTTGCCGCGCATACCTTCGGGCATCGTCATGCACCGTGTGCAGAGCGACCCTGCCCCCGGCGAGCTGCTGGCCCCTGCCTGGGCTGCGGAAAAACGCGGCGTTATCACCGACCTGCGGCGAGCCATGAACGCACGCGACCTGTGGCAGGGCAAGGCGGCGGATGTGCCAGAGGGAAGGCCTGAATGGTACGGGGGCTAG
- a CDS encoding rod shape-determining protein, with protein sequence MSKILDFALGMFSNDLAIDLGTANTCVYVKGHGIVLREPSVVAVKKDQRGNNVVLAVGQDAKRMLGRTPGNIWAIRPMKDGVIADFEVTEAMLRHFIAKVHNSRRLVRPRIMICVPTGITQVEKRAVKESAQSAGAREVYLIEEPMAAAIGADLPIQEPTSNMVVDIGGGTTEVAVISLSGIVYSRSVRVGGDKMDEAIMTHVKRKYNMLIGESSAEEIKIKIASAYPLDPEQQIEVKGRDLVTGIPQNIIITSEEVRKAISEQVDSIVQAVRIALEQTPPELAADIVDRGIVLTGGGALLKGLDQLLREETSLPITVVDDPLSTVVVGTGRAMDNLHILKEVCID encoded by the coding sequence ATGTCCAAAATTCTGGATTTCGCATTAGGCATGTTTTCCAATGACCTGGCCATCGACCTCGGCACGGCCAATACCTGCGTCTACGTCAAGGGACACGGTATCGTGCTGCGCGAGCCGTCTGTGGTGGCCGTCAAAAAGGACCAGCGCGGCAACAATGTGGTTCTCGCCGTGGGCCAGGACGCCAAGCGCATGCTCGGCAGAACGCCCGGCAACATTTGGGCCATCCGTCCTATGAAGGACGGCGTTATCGCCGACTTTGAAGTGACCGAGGCCATGCTGCGTCACTTTATCGCCAAGGTACACAACTCCCGCCGGCTGGTGCGCCCCCGCATCATGATCTGCGTGCCCACGGGCATCACCCAGGTGGAAAAGCGCGCCGTGAAAGAGTCGGCTCAATCCGCTGGCGCCCGCGAGGTTTACCTCATCGAGGAACCAATGGCAGCAGCCATTGGCGCGGATCTGCCCATTCAGGAACCTACCTCCAACATGGTGGTGGACATCGGCGGCGGCACCACGGAAGTGGCGGTCATCTCCCTTTCGGGCATTGTGTACTCGCGCTCGGTTCGCGTTGGCGGCGACAAGATGGACGAAGCCATCATGACCCACGTCAAGCGCAAGTATAACATGCTGATCGGCGAATCTTCAGCTGAAGAAATCAAGATCAAGATCGCCTCGGCCTACCCCCTTGATCCTGAACAGCAGATTGAAGTCAAAGGCCGCGACCTTGTGACGGGTATTCCCCAGAATATCATCATCACCTCCGAAGAAGTGCGCAAAGCCATTTCCGAACAGGTGGACAGCATAGTGCAGGCCGTGCGCATCGCCCTTGAACAGACCCCGCCCGAACTGGCTGCAGACATTGTGGACCGCGGCATCGTTCTCACGGGCGGCGGCGCGCTGCTGAAGGGTCTGGACCAGCTTTTGCGCGAAGAAACCTCGCTGCCCATCACCGTCGTGGACGATCCCCTGTCCACCGTTGTTGTGGGTACGGGCCGCGCTATGGACAACCTGCATATTCTTAAAGAAGTGTGTATCGACTAA
- the mreC gene encoding rod shape-determining protein MreC, translating into MTLRRILILAGIMLILFLAMYSWNQRTRALDDLAAEVGLELTGAVLKPLRGIQDSGQDMWDRYFDLVAVREENEALRQRVNELEARLLANGEDMAELKRLRTLIQLPVDQSWRPLGARVLAGRMGPNAVLDSITISRGYSTGGRPGTPIVTHLGLVGRVLKASAHSAIALLLTDPGSRIAIFSQETRAPGILTGHGTDQPMEVNFVQRAAKVRDGEILITSGLDGKYPKGIPVARVLSVAPSDYTQFMAIKAEPLVDLHHLEEVLLLEPTGVAPPPDLGAPPKEIHGPPVPARPGS; encoded by the coding sequence GTGACTCTGCGGCGCATTCTCATACTTGCGGGCATCATGCTCATCCTTTTTCTGGCCATGTACTCATGGAATCAGCGCACGCGCGCGCTGGACGACCTGGCGGCTGAAGTTGGCCTTGAGCTGACCGGGGCTGTGCTCAAGCCTCTGCGCGGCATTCAGGATTCCGGTCAGGACATGTGGGACCGCTATTTTGATCTGGTGGCCGTTCGTGAAGAAAACGAGGCCCTCAGACAGCGCGTCAACGAGCTCGAGGCCCGCCTGCTTGCCAACGGCGAAGACATGGCCGAACTCAAGCGCTTGCGCACGCTCATCCAGCTGCCTGTGGACCAGAGCTGGAGGCCCCTTGGGGCGCGCGTGCTGGCCGGGCGCATGGGCCCCAACGCCGTGCTCGACAGCATCACCATCAGCCGCGGCTACAGCACGGGCGGACGCCCCGGCACCCCCATCGTAACGCATCTTGGCCTTGTGGGCCGCGTGCTCAAGGCCAGCGCCCACAGCGCCATCGCCCTGCTGCTCACTGATCCGGGCAGCCGCATCGCCATATTTTCTCAGGAAACCCGCGCCCCCGGCATTCTCACCGGGCACGGCACAGACCAGCCGATGGAAGTGAACTTCGTGCAGCGCGCAGCCAAAGTGCGCGACGGCGAAATACTCATTACCTCAGGGCTGGACGGCAAGTATCCCAAGGGTATTCCCGTGGCCAGAGTTCTCAGCGTCGCCCCTTCCGACTACACCCAGTTCATGGCCATCAAGGCTGAACCGCTGGTAGACCTGCACCATCTGGAAGAAGTGCTGCTTCTGGAACCCACGGGCGTAGCGCCGCCGCCCGACCTGGGCGCGCCCCCCAAAGAAATTCACGGGCCTCCTGTGCCCGCCCGCCCCGGCTCATGA
- the mrdA gene encoding penicillin-binding protein 2 gives MFRKAKKSLLGAGEKPARKGIRSWLKIQVESEGYQPPRGGVILLQVLVGLLFFVFVVRFWYLQMHRGADFAQQAQNNRLRIERIFAPRGRIMDDQGKVLADNRTAYGLSLVREDCPDIPATLAQISAWSGIPLPQIWDKFRQDRFKVKSFEPLLMITDIDFDLVARIESEIYAWPGLEIVVRTKRSYPEKDLFAHVLGYVAEANEQEMAADSALAMGDLVGKQGLELELEKQLRGRKGLYDVEVDAHSRVLGKFLREEPRGGKEIRLSLDRDLQEAAWNALGGEAGCVVVMEPDTGKLRALVTSPAYDNNLFAAGISQRDWDALRTNSRYPLQNRVIQSVYPPGSVWKLVVAAMLLERGVNPRESVQCTGQVKLGNQIFRCWKRGGHGAQDMQSALINSCDVYFYQMGERMGIDKLEEFAKASGFGRPTGIDLPHEKSGLVPSKEWKRRRFGRPWVRGETYNVSIGQGYTLVTPVQMAVFVSGLLNGGELLKPQLLDDAQREVKGRIPAKASTLNFVVEAMRKTAGGGTARVVGRKDADMGGKTGTAQVVKLKMAANDRRLRTHEMEYAQRDHAWITTWGVKDGKSYVVVVMVEHGGGGSSVAGPVARKVYDHLFGPDPNAPAAPVVQAPASPGERAD, from the coding sequence ATGTTTCGGAAAGCTAAAAAAAGTCTGCTCGGTGCGGGAGAAAAACCCGCCCGTAAAGGCATACGCTCCTGGCTCAAAATCCAGGTCGAGAGTGAAGGCTATCAGCCCCCGCGCGGCGGGGTCATCCTTTTGCAGGTGCTGGTTGGCCTGCTGTTCTTCGTTTTTGTGGTGCGTTTCTGGTATTTGCAGATGCACCGGGGGGCAGATTTTGCACAGCAGGCGCAGAACAACCGCCTGCGCATCGAACGCATTTTTGCCCCGCGAGGCCGCATCATGGACGACCAGGGCAAGGTGCTGGCCGACAACCGCACTGCCTACGGCCTTTCGCTGGTGCGCGAAGACTGCCCCGACATTCCCGCTACCCTTGCCCAGATCAGCGCATGGTCAGGCATTCCCTTGCCCCAGATATGGGACAAATTCCGGCAGGACAGGTTCAAGGTCAAATCATTTGAACCCCTCCTGATGATCACTGACATTGATTTTGATCTCGTGGCGCGCATTGAATCAGAAATCTATGCATGGCCCGGCCTTGAAATCGTGGTGCGCACCAAGCGCAGCTACCCCGAAAAAGATCTTTTTGCGCACGTGCTGGGCTATGTGGCTGAAGCCAACGAACAGGAAATGGCGGCAGACAGCGCCCTTGCCATGGGCGACCTTGTGGGCAAGCAGGGGCTGGAGCTGGAGCTGGAAAAGCAGCTGCGTGGCCGCAAGGGGCTTTACGACGTTGAAGTGGACGCCCACTCCCGCGTGCTTGGCAAGTTTTTGCGTGAAGAGCCGCGCGGCGGCAAGGAAATACGCCTTTCGCTGGACAGGGATCTTCAGGAAGCCGCCTGGAACGCCCTTGGCGGCGAGGCTGGCTGCGTCGTCGTTATGGAGCCGGACACAGGCAAACTGCGCGCGCTTGTCACATCACCAGCGTACGACAACAACCTTTTCGCAGCGGGCATTTCCCAGCGCGACTGGGACGCCCTGCGCACCAACAGCCGTTACCCCCTGCAAAACCGGGTGATCCAGAGCGTATACCCCCCTGGCTCCGTCTGGAAGCTGGTGGTGGCCGCCATGCTGCTGGAGCGCGGCGTCAACCCGCGCGAATCCGTGCAGTGCACCGGGCAGGTCAAACTGGGCAACCAGATCTTCCGCTGCTGGAAGCGCGGCGGGCACGGCGCACAGGACATGCAGAGCGCCCTGATCAACTCCTGCGACGTCTATTTCTACCAGATGGGCGAACGCATGGGCATTGACAAGCTGGAAGAATTTGCCAAGGCTAGCGGCTTCGGACGCCCCACCGGCATTGACCTGCCGCACGAAAAATCCGGTCTCGTGCCTTCCAAGGAATGGAAGCGGCGCCGCTTTGGACGCCCCTGGGTGCGCGGCGAAACCTACAACGTCTCCATTGGTCAGGGCTATACTCTGGTCACGCCCGTACAGATGGCCGTTTTTGTGTCAGGTCTCCTCAATGGCGGCGAACTGCTCAAGCCGCAACTGCTGGACGACGCCCAGCGCGAAGTCAAAGGACGCATACCGGCCAAGGCCTCCACGCTCAATTTTGTGGTCGAAGCCATGCGTAAAACCGCTGGCGGCGGCACAGCCAGAGTGGTGGGCCGCAAGGACGCCGACATGGGCGGTAAAACGGGCACAGCCCAGGTGGTCAAACTTAAAATGGCCGCCAATGACCGCCGACTGCGCACCCACGAAATGGAATATGCCCAGCGTGACCATGCGTGGATAACCACCTGGGGCGTCAAGGATGGCAAGTCCTATGTGGTTGTGGTGATGGTGGAACACGGCGGCGGCGGCTCCAGTGTGGCTGGTCCCGTGGCAAGAAAGGTATACGACCATCTTTTTGGTCCCGACCCCAATGCCCCTGCGGCTCCTGTGGTTCAGGCTCCAGCCAGCCCGGGTGAACGGGCCGATTAA
- the rodA gene encoding rod shape-determining protein RodA, with product MDKSLLSYINWGLLACMLLLYVVGVGNLYSASGTRVETGLAFNSFYQRQIIWGLCGLACMLLAMTFDYRQLRNLAWPFFLLTLLLLLLVPIAGKTVYGAKRWISLGFMSIQPSELAKLSVLVLAARLLARDSLPLGWKDFMSVLFICLLPCALIITQPDLGTTMLILLILAGMILFHGLRGYVLKTCLLAVPCVGAFMWFVGMHDYQRQRILTFLDPTTDPRGTGYHIIQSRIAIGSGELWGKGFKEGTQSQLRFLPERHSDFAVAVFGEEWGFVGCVALVTLFCLFLLSIFSTAVQAKDRFGSMLVVGVFFYFFWQILINMGMVIGIMPVVGIPLPFISYGGSATVVNFTLLGIVLNVSMRRFMFKG from the coding sequence ATGGATAAAAGTCTTCTCAGCTACATCAACTGGGGCCTGCTGGCCTGCATGCTCCTGCTCTACGTTGTAGGCGTGGGCAATCTGTATTCAGCCAGCGGCACCCGTGTTGAGACGGGGCTGGCCTTCAACAGCTTCTACCAGCGGCAGATCATCTGGGGGCTGTGCGGCCTGGCCTGCATGTTGCTGGCCATGACTTTTGACTACCGGCAGCTGCGTAATCTGGCGTGGCCCTTCTTTTTGCTCACCCTGCTTCTTTTGCTGCTCGTGCCCATTGCAGGAAAAACCGTCTACGGAGCCAAGCGCTGGATATCGCTGGGTTTCATGAGCATTCAACCTTCCGAGCTGGCAAAACTTTCAGTACTGGTGCTGGCCGCCCGGCTGCTTGCGCGCGACAGCCTGCCCCTCGGCTGGAAGGACTTCATGTCCGTCCTTTTCATCTGTCTGCTGCCCTGCGCCCTCATCATTACCCAGCCGGACCTGGGCACCACCATGCTCATCCTGCTTATTCTGGCGGGCATGATTCTGTTTCACGGGCTCAGGGGCTATGTGCTCAAAACATGCCTTCTGGCTGTGCCCTGTGTGGGGGCTTTTATGTGGTTCGTGGGCATGCACGACTATCAGCGCCAGCGGATCCTGACCTTTCTTGACCCCACCACCGACCCGCGCGGCACTGGCTACCACATCATCCAGTCGCGCATAGCCATCGGGTCCGGCGAGTTGTGGGGCAAGGGCTTCAAAGAGGGCACGCAAAGCCAGTTGCGCTTTTTGCCCGAACGCCATTCGGACTTTGCCGTGGCCGTCTTTGGCGAAGAATGGGGCTTTGTGGGCTGCGTGGCCCTGGTGACGCTGTTCTGCCTTTTCTTGCTTTCCATTTTTTCCACCGCTGTGCAGGCCAAAGACCGCTTTGGCAGCATGCTGGTGGTCGGGGTGTTCTTTTACTTTTTCTGGCAAATATTGATAAATATGGGCATGGTCATCGGCATCATGCCAGTGGTGGGCATTCCACTGCCCTTCATCAGCTACGGCGGCAGCGCCACCGTGGTCAATTTCACGCTGCTGGGCATTGTGCTCAACGTGTCCATGCGGCGATTCATGTTCAAGGGATAA
- a CDS encoding polymer-forming cytoskeletal protein, with protein sequence MAKDEIAYLGSDTVYEGKLHFKGTVRIEGKYNGEIVSEGTLNVGKDAQVTGTLDVGELLLSGRFNGEVTARRRVVVYGSGILEGHVQTPVLLTEEGGIIEGQVSMQSSGKVKA encoded by the coding sequence GTGGCCAAGGACGAAATAGCCTACCTGGGTTCCGATACTGTTTATGAAGGCAAGCTGCATTTCAAGGGCACTGTGCGCATTGAAGGCAAGTACAATGGCGAAATCGTCAGCGAAGGCACGCTGAACGTGGGCAAGGACGCCCAGGTCACAGGTACGCTTGATGTGGGTGAACTGCTGCTTTCTGGCCGCTTTAACGGCGAGGTTACGGCCCGCCGCCGTGTGGTGGTTTATGGTTCGGGCATACTGGAAGGCCATGTGCAAACCCCGGTGCTGCTGACGGAAGAAGGCGGCATAATCGAGGGGCAGGTAAGCATGCAAAGTTCCGGCAAGGTCAAAGCCTGA
- a CDS encoding GAF domain-containing protein, with protein sequence MAQDYFRALRDVALVINSSLEPKDVLHKITEQTAVTMGCKASTIRLLDSTGRFLLPSAAYGLSATYLRKGSVEVKRSGMDGEVLAGKTIHLKDAAADGRFQYPESAKAEGLVSVLSSPLMVDGKAIGLIRVYSAQERDFTADEQTFMEAVAAISALAIENARLHEALRNNYELMTKHAYSVYED encoded by the coding sequence ATGGCACAAGACTATTTTCGCGCTCTCAGAGATGTTGCGCTGGTTATCAACTCCAGCCTTGAGCCCAAGGATGTCCTGCATAAAATAACGGAACAGACCGCTGTTACAATGGGCTGCAAGGCAAGCACCATCCGCCTGCTGGACAGCACTGGCCGTTTTCTGCTGCCCAGCGCGGCCTATGGCCTTTCCGCCACCTACCTGCGCAAAGGCTCGGTAGAAGTCAAACGCAGCGGCATGGACGGCGAGGTTCTGGCTGGCAAAACCATCCACCTCAAAGACGCCGCCGCTGACGGCCGCTTTCAGTACCCCGAATCAGCCAAGGCAGAAGGCCTTGTTTCCGTTCTGTCGTCTCCGCTTATGGTGGACGGCAAGGCCATCGGCCTTATCCGCGTATACTCCGCCCAGGAACGTGACTTCACTGCCGACGAGCAGACCTTTATGGAAGCCGTTGCCGCCATCTCGGCCCTGGCCATCGAAAACGCGCGCCTTCATGAAGCACTGCGCAACAATTACGAGCTGATGACCAAACACGCTTACTCGGTCTACGAAGACTAG
- the gap gene encoding type I glyceraldehyde-3-phosphate dehydrogenase, whose protein sequence is MSKIRIGINGFGRIGRQVFRALHQSYRDRVEVVAINDLFDAETNFHLLEYDSVYGRAHLDAKIDGTEVTVGDWKVHCFAERDPKQLTWGEYGVDIVVESTGIFRKASQCSVHIENGAKKVIITAPAKEEDITIVMGVNHKDYDPAKHHIVSNASCTTNCLAPVALVLQNEFGIQIGNMTTIHSYTNDQRILDMAHKDPRRARAAACNIIPTSTGAAQAVAKVIPALKGKFSGYSLRVPTPTVSVVDFTGILEKETDTETLLGKLKHASETYLKGILEYNDKPLVSMDFKGNPASSILEASYTTVQEGKMVKLVAWYDNEWGYSCRVCDLACLMAEKGL, encoded by the coding sequence ATGAGCAAAATCAGAATAGGCATTAACGGCTTTGGCCGAATTGGCAGACAGGTTTTTCGCGCTCTGCACCAGAGCTACCGCGACCGCGTGGAAGTGGTAGCCATCAACGACCTGTTTGACGCCGAAACCAACTTTCACCTGCTGGAATACGATTCGGTTTACGGGCGCGCCCACCTGGACGCCAAGATCGACGGCACTGAAGTGACCGTTGGCGACTGGAAAGTGCACTGCTTTGCCGAACGCGACCCCAAACAGCTGACCTGGGGCGAATACGGCGTGGACATTGTTGTGGAAAGCACGGGTATTTTCCGCAAGGCTTCCCAGTGCTCCGTCCACATTGAAAACGGAGCCAAAAAGGTCATCATTACCGCTCCCGCCAAGGAAGAAGACATTACCATCGTTATGGGCGTGAACCATAAGGACTACGATCCGGCCAAACACCATATCGTTTCCAACGCCTCATGCACCACCAACTGCCTGGCCCCTGTGGCTCTGGTGCTGCAAAACGAGTTTGGCATCCAGATCGGCAACATGACCACCATCCACTCCTACACCAACGACCAGCGCATTCTGGACATGGCCCACAAGGACCCGCGCCGTGCCCGCGCCGCTGCGTGCAATATCATTCCCACGTCCACTGGCGCTGCTCAGGCCGTGGCCAAGGTTATTCCCGCGCTCAAGGGCAAGTTCAGCGGCTACTCGCTGCGCGTGCCCACGCCCACCGTGTCTGTAGTGGACTTTACCGGCATTCTGGAAAAGGAAACCGACACCGAAACCCTGCTGGGCAAGCTCAAGCACGCCTCTGAAACCTACCTCAAGGGCATTCTTGAATACAACGACAAGCCACTGGTTTCGATGGACTTCAAGGGCAATCCCGCTTCATCCATCCTTGAAGCTTCCTACACCACGGTGCAGGAAGGCAAAATGGTCAAGCTGGTGGCATGGTACGACAACGAGTGGGGCTATTCCTGCCGCGTCTGCGACCTTGCCTGCCTTATGGCTGAAAAGGGCCTCTAG
- a CDS encoding YoaK family protein, translating into MPDTQAAAPSFLPFFLAASLALAGGFADAASFVLLGVFSGHLTGNSILSGISIVEGSFTQLWAILTAVGGFVSGTVSGVLWRRRIGTARGMALPLALEIIVVGVGVLAYENLDASLRDYGLALCLSLALGLQNGVYATVGTSKVHTTYITGVTTSLLNTLFYGPEQSAAKRHDRGMFATVLCSFVLGGAAGAFLTYHHGVLGVFGLMAPLLIAMPLCCRFFSRP; encoded by the coding sequence ATGCCCGACACGCAGGCCGCAGCACCCTCCTTTCTGCCATTCTTTCTGGCCGCCAGCCTCGCCCTGGCCGGAGGCTTTGCAGACGCCGCCTCCTTTGTGCTGCTGGGCGTTTTCAGCGGGCACCTCACTGGCAACAGCATATTGAGCGGCATCAGCATTGTTGAGGGCAGCTTTACGCAGTTGTGGGCCATTCTTACGGCTGTGGGCGGCTTTGTAAGCGGCACCGTAAGCGGTGTGCTGTGGCGCAGGCGTATTGGCACCGCGCGCGGCATGGCCCTGCCCCTCGCGCTTGAAATTATTGTGGTGGGCGTGGGCGTTCTGGCATACGAAAATTTGGACGCATCCCTGCGCGACTATGGCCTGGCCCTTTGCCTCAGCCTGGCTTTGGGCCTGCAGAACGGCGTTTACGCCACTGTGGGAACATCCAAGGTACACACCACCTATATTACAGGTGTAACGACCTCCCTGCTGAACACGCTGTTCTACGGGCCGGAACAGAGCGCCGCCAAAAGGCACGACAGGGGCATGTTCGCCACGGTGCTGTGCAGCTTTGTGCTGGGCGGAGCCGCCGGGGCTTTTCTGACATACCACCACGGCGTACTGGGCGTTTTTGGGCTTATGGCCCCGCTGCTCATAGCCATGCCCCTTTGCTGCCGGTTCTTTTCGCGCCCATAA
- a CDS encoding methyl-accepting chemotaxis protein, whose translation MSAKSKIVLSVFAFFSLVILAMTVNSYRSFSSSSNDAKIEQLDTISRSVGKAVAEKMDVYFNMLELSAKMLANPVGVTGEDRYEYRRNVLIQLLQQTKLVEAYYCLENGETHNNKGMIQNFNAKSLGREWYKRLFGGEKRVVTTPYTSSIGATVMAVGVPIMDNGNVIGTLCINLGLTDITQFANGVLDFKNVFLTRADGYVMANSNEKRIGKSLWEEIPGLDKYRNQRTNSRIFFTHTNKQYEGSLYVIDGLDWKVWTYEDVDVIHQDSDKNLLHSSIAAVVALVLSALMVNFLVSRLIFRPLGKCVGFAASISEGKLDENLDVRSRDEVGVLADALRTMVNRLKEMITTTEEKEKLAIQEAERARKAVSEAEEARKEAELATQRGILQAASQIEGVVERIASSTEELAAQSEQISRSAAVQQQRMAETATSMEQMSVSVVEVARNSGDAATNAVNTQNEAGRGADLVRQVITSVNHVQEQSLAMKDDLTELGRQANSIGAIMDVINDIADQTNLLALNAAIEAARAGDAGRGFAVVADEVRKLAEKTIGATKEVGENISAIQVAAQKSIRSMDAAVDAVGTTTGLSRDSGAALDNILSYARDNADQAQSIATAAEEQSAASEQISQAIEEVTRITDETSKGQAESAQAIQQLAAMSGDLRAIVDQLKRS comes from the coding sequence ATGAGCGCAAAAAGTAAGATAGTTTTAAGTGTTTTCGCATTCTTTTCGTTGGTTATTCTGGCCATGACGGTCAATTCGTACAGAAGCTTCAGTTCGTCATCCAACGACGCCAAAATCGAGCAGCTGGACACCATTTCACGGTCAGTGGGCAAGGCCGTTGCCGAAAAAATGGACGTGTATTTCAACATGCTGGAACTGTCAGCCAAAATGCTGGCCAACCCTGTGGGCGTTACTGGTGAAGACCGGTATGAATACCGCAGGAATGTGCTTATCCAGTTGTTGCAGCAGACAAAGCTTGTTGAAGCCTATTATTGCCTTGAAAATGGCGAAACACATAATAACAAGGGCATGATCCAGAACTTTAACGCCAAAAGCCTTGGCCGTGAATGGTACAAGCGCCTTTTTGGCGGTGAAAAGCGCGTTGTCACCACGCCTTACACCTCGTCCATCGGGGCCACTGTTATGGCCGTGGGCGTACCCATAATGGACAACGGTAACGTGATAGGCACGCTGTGCATCAACCTGGGTTTGACGGACATCACCCAATTCGCCAATGGCGTGCTGGATTTCAAGAATGTCTTTCTGACCCGCGCCGATGGCTACGTCATGGCCAACAGCAATGAGAAGCGCATTGGCAAAAGCCTGTGGGAAGAAATCCCTGGGCTGGATAAATACCGCAATCAGCGCACCAACAGCAGAATATTCTTCACCCACACCAACAAGCAGTACGAGGGCAGCCTTTACGTTATTGACGGGCTGGACTGGAAGGTGTGGACCTACGAAGACGTGGACGTCATTCATCAGGATTCGGATAAAAACCTGCTGCACAGCTCCATAGCTGCAGTGGTTGCCCTGGTGCTTTCAGCCCTTATGGTAAATTTTCTGGTCTCCCGCCTGATTTTCAGGCCTCTTGGCAAGTGCGTGGGCTTTGCTGCTTCCATATCTGAAGGAAAGCTTGATGAAAATCTGGATGTCAGAAGCAGGGACGAAGTTGGCGTGCTGGCCGACGCTTTGCGTACGATGGTGAACAGACTGAAGGAAATGATAACCACCACGGAAGAAAAAGAAAAACTTGCCATTCAGGAAGCAGAACGTGCACGCAAGGCCGTGAGCGAAGCCGAAGAGGCCCGCAAGGAGGCCGAGCTGGCCACCCAGCGCGGTATTCTTCAGGCGGCCTCACAAATTGAGGGCGTGGTGGAGCGCATAGCCTCAAGTACCGAAGAGCTGGCCGCCCAGTCGGAGCAGATATCCAGATCCGCTGCAGTACAGCAACAGCGCATGGCCGAAACAGCCACCAGCATGGAGCAGATGAGCGTGTCTGTGGTGGAGGTGGCGCGCAATTCCGGCGATGCCGCAACCAATGCCGTAAATACGCAAAACGAGGCCGGGCGTGGCGCTGACCTTGTGCGTCAGGTCATCACCTCGGTCAACCATGTGCAGGAGCAAAGTCTTGCAATGAAGGATGATCTCACGGAGCTGGGGCGTCAGGCCAACAGCATCGGAGCCATTATGGATGTCATCAACGACATCGCTGACCAGACCAACCTGCTGGCGCTCAACGCTGCCATTGAAGCGGCCCGCGCTGGTGATGCCGGGCGCGGTTTTGCCGTGGTTGCTGACGAGGTTCGCAAGCTGGCCGAAAAAACCATCGGCGCCACAAAGGAAGTGGGAGAGAACATTTCAGCCATTCAGGTGGCCGCGCAAAAAAGCATCCGTTCTATGGACGCCGCAGTGGACGCGGTGGGCACAACCACGGGCCTGTCGCGGGATTCGGGGGCAGCGCTTGACAATATTCTCTCCTACGCCAGGGACAACGCGGATCAGGCGCAGTCCATAGCCACGGCGGCTGAAGAGCAGTCGGCGGCTTCAGAGCAGATATCTCAGGCCATTGAAGAAGTTACAAGAATTACAGATGAAACCTCAAAGGGCCAGGCAGAATCCGCACAGGCTATTCAGCAGCTCGCGGCCATGTCTGGCGATTTGCGGGCCATTGTGGATCAACTGAAAAGGTCATAG